The following are from one region of the Amycolatopsis sp. QT-25 genome:
- a CDS encoding DUF899 domain-containing protein, which translates to MNIVSPAEWEEARLRLLVKEKELTHARDALAAERRRMPWVAIGKPYEFDGPSGTVDLLDLFEGRRQLIVYRAFFDPGVEGFPEHACKGCSLVADQVAHVAHLNARDTTLAFASRGTQPDIARLKARMGWTMPWYTITGDFDVDFGVGEWHGTNAFIREGDQVFRTYFVNDRGDEAMGSTWSYLDITALGRQEEWEDSPVGHPQTPPYEWWNWHDAYEDAASSGGGCCSGS; encoded by the coding sequence ATGAACATCGTCTCGCCGGCGGAATGGGAAGAGGCGCGGCTTCGCCTGCTGGTGAAGGAAAAGGAACTGACCCACGCCCGTGACGCACTCGCGGCCGAACGGCGGCGCATGCCGTGGGTCGCGATCGGGAAACCGTACGAGTTCGACGGTCCATCCGGCACGGTGGACCTGCTCGACCTGTTCGAAGGACGCCGCCAGCTGATCGTCTACCGGGCCTTCTTCGATCCCGGTGTCGAGGGTTTTCCCGAGCACGCCTGCAAAGGCTGCTCACTGGTGGCCGACCAGGTCGCGCACGTCGCGCACCTGAACGCCCGCGACACCACCTTGGCCTTCGCCTCGCGGGGCACGCAACCGGACATCGCGCGGCTGAAGGCGCGGATGGGCTGGACGATGCCGTGGTACACGATCACCGGCGACTTCGACGTCGACTTCGGGGTCGGCGAATGGCACGGCACCAACGCCTTCATCCGCGAAGGCGACCAGGTGTTCCGCACGTACTTCGTCAACGATCGCGGCGACGAGGCGATGGGGAGCACGTGGAGCTACCTCGACATCACCGCGCTGGGACGGCAGGAGGAGTGGGAGGACTCGCCGGTGGGACATCCGCAGACGCCGCCGTACGAGTGGTGGAACTGGCATGACGCCTACGAGGATGCCGCTTCGTCCGGCGGCGGGTGCTGCTCGGGGTCTTGA
- a CDS encoding metalloregulator ArsR/SmtB family transcription factor produces the protein MPPDTEAIAEQVFVALADPSRRSVLAVLAADGPATATDLADRLPITRQAIAKHLALLTDAGLVIPEQGERRRVRYRLHSAPMQVAQQFLAALARDWDGPLAALKDHLEGTS, from the coding sequence ATGCCGCCTGACACCGAAGCGATCGCCGAACAGGTCTTCGTCGCACTGGCCGACCCGAGCAGGCGGAGCGTTCTCGCCGTCCTCGCCGCGGACGGCCCGGCCACGGCGACCGATCTGGCCGACCGGCTGCCGATCACGCGGCAGGCCATCGCCAAGCACCTCGCACTGCTCACCGACGCCGGGCTGGTGATCCCGGAGCAGGGGGAGCGGCGTCGCGTCCGCTATCGGCTGCACTCGGCGCCGATGCAGGTCGCCCAGCAGTTCCTCGCCGCGCTCGCCCGCGACTGGGACGGGCCGCTCGCGGCACTCAAAGACCATCTGGAGGGAACATCATGA
- a CDS encoding SRPBCC domain-containing protein yields MGFPDRIERTVEIAHPPAKVWAALTTAEGLGTWFGNQASIDLRPGGEAEMNWDEGHKAQMRVERVEEPKIFGFTWNIYGLPDDDPRRTYVEFTLEPAGAGTRLTVVESGFSQLPDEAHRVAVDGNTKGWAAELGELIEYLDAA; encoded by the coding sequence GTGGGATTCCCCGACCGGATCGAACGCACTGTCGAGATCGCCCATCCGCCCGCGAAGGTCTGGGCCGCGCTGACCACGGCCGAGGGCCTGGGCACCTGGTTCGGGAACCAGGCGAGCATCGATCTGCGGCCCGGTGGTGAGGCCGAGATGAACTGGGACGAAGGGCACAAAGCACAGATGCGCGTCGAGCGTGTCGAAGAGCCGAAGATCTTCGGCTTCACCTGGAACATCTACGGTCTCCCCGACGACGACCCTCGCCGCACCTACGTCGAGTTCACCCTCGAACCGGCCGGCGCGGGCACCCGGCTCACCGTCGTCGAGTCCGGCTTCTCCCAGCTGCCGGACGAGGCGCACCGGGTCGCGGTCGACGGGAACACGAAGGGGTGGGCGGCCGAACTGGGTGAACTGATCGAATACCTCGATGCCGCCTGA
- a CDS encoding SRPBCC domain-containing protein, with protein sequence MSFTIGFTVDRTPQQVFDAFTDVRGWWSEEVVYAGDEFEYHYEELHHCRMRITESVPGRKVSWLVLENHFGFTRDETEWLGTTITFEIAEKDGKTEARFTHHGLVPEYECFDVCRKAWTFSVGTSLRELITTGEGQPNRRSVLPAELAG encoded by the coding sequence ATGAGTTTCACGATCGGTTTCACCGTGGACCGGACACCACAACAGGTCTTCGACGCCTTCACCGACGTCCGCGGGTGGTGGTCGGAGGAGGTCGTGTACGCCGGCGACGAGTTCGAGTACCACTACGAGGAGCTCCACCACTGCCGGATGCGGATCACGGAGTCCGTGCCGGGCCGCAAGGTCTCCTGGCTGGTCCTCGAGAACCACTTCGGCTTCACCCGCGACGAGACGGAGTGGCTCGGCACCACGATCACGTTCGAGATCGCCGAGAAGGACGGCAAGACCGAAGCACGCTTCACCCACCACGGGCTGGTCCCGGAGTACGAATGCTTCGACGTCTGCCGCAAGGCATGGACCTTCTCCGTCGGCACCAGCCTGCGGGAACTGATCACGACCGGCGAAGGACAGCCGAACCGGCGAAGTGTCCTGCCCGCGGAGCTGGCCGGATGA